A part of Synechococcus sp. KORDI-49 genomic DNA contains:
- the secF gene encoding protein translocase subunit SecF has translation MVASSPELSASTLQLRWSLSSMRRRIWLVSAAVVLVSLTALVLCWLDPSVGFPLRPGLDFTGGTQIQLERNCGSSCGALKTVEVQELIRSLELPEEPDTTPPNLSAPRVQLLDGGQSLSLRLPTLTAGQGQAVIRGVEPLAGPFIEGGQAVDTIGPSLGGQLLRSSLISLLVAFSGIAVYISFRYDRRYALLALVALAHDVTIVCGLFAWLGLLLQLEVDSLFAVSLLTIAGYSVNDTVVVFDRIRERRREMEELSLSQQVDQAVSATLTRTLYTSGTTLMPLLALIFFGGSTLVWFATALAVGVVVGSWSSIALAPSLLTLWDRSRA, from the coding sequence ATGGTCGCTTCATCGCCTGAGCTCTCTGCGTCAACGCTCCAGCTGCGCTGGTCCTTGAGCAGCATGCGCCGCCGCATCTGGCTGGTCTCCGCCGCCGTCGTTCTGGTCAGCCTGACTGCACTGGTGCTGTGTTGGCTGGATCCCTCCGTTGGGTTCCCTTTGCGTCCCGGTCTTGATTTCACAGGGGGGACGCAGATTCAGCTTGAACGGAACTGCGGGTCATCCTGCGGTGCGCTGAAGACGGTTGAGGTTCAGGAGCTGATCCGCTCGCTCGAGCTTCCTGAAGAGCCCGACACGACTCCACCCAATCTCAGTGCTCCCCGTGTGCAACTGCTTGACGGTGGTCAGTCGCTGTCGCTTCGACTTCCAACCCTGACGGCCGGTCAGGGCCAGGCGGTGATTCGTGGCGTGGAGCCGCTCGCCGGTCCCTTCATCGAAGGGGGGCAGGCCGTCGACACGATCGGCCCGAGCCTGGGCGGTCAGTTGTTGCGCAGCAGCCTCATTTCACTGCTGGTGGCCTTCAGTGGCATCGCTGTGTACATCTCCTTCCGCTACGACCGTCGATACGCCCTGCTGGCGCTGGTGGCTCTGGCTCACGATGTCACCATCGTCTGCGGCCTGTTCGCCTGGCTCGGTCTGCTTCTGCAGCTGGAGGTGGACAGTCTGTTCGCGGTGTCGTTGCTGACGATCGCCGGATATTCGGTCAACGACACGGTGGTGGTGTTCGATCGCATCCGAGAACGGCGTCGCGAGATGGAGGAGCTCAGCCTCTCCCAGCAGGTGGACCAGGCCGTGTCGGCAACCCTGACGCGCACGCTTTACACCAGCGGCACCACCCTGATGCCGTTGCTCGCACTGATCTTCTTCGGAGGGTCAACGCTGGTGTGGTTCGCCACGGCTCTGGCCGTTGGTGTGGTGGTGGGCAGCTGGTCGAGCATCGCCCTGGCTCCATCTCTGCTCACGCTCTGGGACCGCTCCCGTGCGTAG
- the secD gene encoding protein translocase subunit SecD: protein MARQQGWFALVLALAISAAALLFTTPLQLGLDLRGGSQITVEVQPAGDIKRVGAEQMEAVKVVLDRRVNGLGVAESTLQTVGENQLVLQLPGEQDPTAAARILGDTALLEFRAQKPGTEADFRALRQLRSQAEAILNLREEQIRRGEETDPLDLERLGEAQSVLGLDGDIGSEEDQLRALLVKVDAEILKLLEPAALTGKQLVSAGRQPLQNNPNSWEVTLNFNGEGAEAFAELTKSIAGTDQLLSIVLDDQLISAATVGPQFKTAGISGGAATISGNFSAETARELEVKLRGGSLPLPVEVIEVRTIGPTLGAENIRRSLVAALSGLALVAVFMVFVYRLPGGVAVAALSLYALFNLAIYTLLPVTLTLPGIAGFILSIGMAVDANVLIFERIKDELRQGNTLIRSIETGFAQAFSSIVDGHLTTLISCAALFFLGTGLVKGFAATLGIGVLLSLFTALTCTRTLLRFLMGYAGLRNPSNFLPLRQISPPSA, encoded by the coding sequence ATGGCTCGTCAGCAGGGCTGGTTCGCCCTTGTCCTCGCGCTGGCCATCTCGGCTGCGGCGTTGCTGTTCACCACCCCCCTCCAGCTGGGGCTGGATCTCCGCGGTGGCAGCCAGATCACCGTGGAGGTGCAGCCTGCCGGTGACATCAAGCGGGTGGGTGCCGAGCAGATGGAGGCGGTGAAGGTCGTGCTCGACCGCCGAGTCAACGGTCTGGGCGTGGCTGAATCGACCCTCCAGACCGTCGGGGAGAACCAGCTTGTGCTTCAGCTGCCCGGTGAGCAGGATCCGACGGCGGCGGCCAGGATCCTCGGCGACACGGCTCTGCTGGAGTTCAGAGCTCAGAAGCCTGGAACCGAGGCGGACTTCCGGGCTCTGCGTCAGCTGCGCAGCCAGGCCGAAGCGATTCTCAACCTGAGGGAAGAGCAGATCCGTCGCGGGGAGGAAACCGACCCGCTGGATCTTGAGCGGCTCGGCGAAGCGCAGTCGGTTCTTGGCCTGGATGGCGACATCGGCAGCGAAGAGGACCAGCTCAGGGCACTTCTGGTCAAGGTGGATGCCGAGATCCTGAAGCTTCTCGAGCCGGCAGCCCTCACCGGCAAACAGCTGGTCTCCGCAGGTCGTCAGCCGTTGCAGAACAATCCGAACAGCTGGGAGGTGACCCTCAATTTCAATGGTGAAGGTGCCGAGGCCTTCGCCGAGCTGACCAAGTCGATCGCCGGCACCGACCAGTTGCTGTCGATCGTTCTGGATGATCAGCTGATCAGCGCCGCCACCGTTGGCCCCCAGTTCAAGACAGCCGGCATTTCCGGAGGCGCCGCCACCATCAGCGGCAACTTCAGCGCCGAGACGGCACGGGAGCTGGAGGTGAAATTGCGAGGTGGCTCGCTGCCTCTGCCGGTCGAGGTGATCGAGGTGCGCACGATCGGTCCGACCCTTGGGGCTGAGAACATCCGTCGCAGCCTGGTGGCCGCTCTATCCGGCCTCGCCCTGGTGGCGGTGTTCATGGTGTTTGTCTATCGACTGCCGGGAGGGGTGGCTGTTGCGGCTCTCAGCCTCTACGCCCTGTTCAACCTCGCCATCTATACGCTGCTGCCTGTCACGCTGACACTTCCTGGAATCGCAGGGTTCATCCTCAGCATCGGCATGGCGGTGGACGCCAATGTGCTGATCTTCGAGCGCATCAAGGATGAACTGCGGCAGGGCAACACGCTGATCCGTTCGATCGAGACGGGCTTCGCTCAGGCGTTCTCCTCGATCGTTGATGGTCACCTCACCACGTTGATCAGCTGTGCGGCCTTGTTCTTCCTGGGCACAGGACTGGTCAAGGGATTTGCCGCCACCCTCGGTATCGGGGTGCTGCTGAGCCTGTTCACCGCCCTGACCTGCACGCGGACACTGCTGCGGTTCCTCATGGGGTATGCCGGCCTGCGCAACCCAAGCAATTTCCTGCCGCTGCGGCAGATCTCCCCCCCGTCTGCCTGA
- a CDS encoding DUF6439 family protein translates to MPPAEWPDGTRKLTQELHDLMKISDRDWHRLKTSSDRRAAELLMAALAQLTANGRREDVASLTEQALGWIRGELKDPGCPHR, encoded by the coding sequence ATGCCGCCCGCTGAATGGCCTGATGGAACCCGCAAGCTGACCCAGGAGCTGCATGATCTGATGAAGATCAGCGATCGGGACTGGCATCGTCTGAAAACCAGTTCCGATCGTCGCGCCGCTGAACTGCTCATGGCAGCACTGGCTCAGCTGACCGCCAATGGCCGCCGCGAGGATGTGGCCAGCCTCACCGAACAGGCTCTCGGCTGGATCAGAGGTGAGCTGAAGGATCCTGGCTGCCCCCATCGCTGA
- a CDS encoding AI-2E family transporter, whose protein sequence is MNSRSLLIALTSIGLALMAWHLRWVLLVLFGAVVVAVALDVLITQLMTRTRLNRPQALSIVLVLLLLAAVIVAQLLLPELITQIQQLGRDLPELLSKLNTILATNPRFVELDKAIGGDVSLDQLQPLGSRLLGMAGNAANSVVQLGLMTLLAVLLALDPASHRQMVVAVTPRPARVQMVQLLDACRTALGGWLSGMTISATTVFLLSWAGLSLLKAPLALLSALVCGLLTFVPTIGPTTATLLPAGLALLQSPELTISVLVFRLVLQNLEAFVLTPLLLRQTVNLLPTVALTAQLSLGALLGLPGVLLALPLVVVMQVGMQRVVVQQVMDQWP, encoded by the coding sequence ATGAACTCACGTTCACTGCTGATTGCGCTGACATCGATCGGCCTTGCCCTGATGGCCTGGCACCTCCGCTGGGTTCTGCTGGTGCTGTTCGGGGCCGTTGTGGTCGCTGTCGCCCTTGATGTGCTGATCACGCAGCTGATGACACGCACGCGACTCAACCGTCCGCAGGCTCTCAGCATCGTGTTGGTGCTGCTGCTGCTGGCCGCCGTGATCGTGGCCCAGCTGCTGCTGCCGGAGCTGATCACTCAGATCCAGCAACTGGGGCGGGATCTGCCGGAGCTGCTCAGCAAACTGAACACCATCCTCGCGACCAATCCACGCTTTGTGGAACTGGACAAGGCCATCGGCGGTGACGTCAGCCTCGACCAGCTTCAACCGCTTGGATCACGGCTGCTGGGCATGGCCGGCAATGCCGCCAACAGCGTGGTGCAGCTCGGGCTGATGACGCTCCTTGCCGTGCTCCTCGCCCTCGACCCGGCATCACACCGCCAGATGGTCGTTGCGGTGACTCCCCGCCCGGCCCGGGTTCAGATGGTTCAACTGCTCGATGCATGCCGGACCGCACTGGGGGGATGGCTGAGCGGCATGACCATCTCCGCCACAACAGTCTTCCTGTTGAGCTGGGCAGGACTGAGCCTGCTCAAGGCACCCCTGGCACTGCTGAGCGCCCTGGTCTGCGGTCTGCTCACGTTCGTCCCCACCATCGGACCCACCACAGCCACACTGCTGCCGGCAGGACTGGCGCTGCTGCAGTCACCGGAGCTGACGATCTCGGTGCTGGTGTTCCGTCTTGTCCTGCAGAACCTGGAAGCATTCGTCCTCACGCCGTTACTGCTCCGTCAGACCGTCAACCTGCTCCCGACGGTTGCACTGACAGCGCAGCTCAGCCTTGGCGCCCTGCTCGGACTTCCCGGCGTACTTCTGGCTCTGCCGCTGGTGGTGGTGATGCAGGTGGGCATGCAGCGCGTGGTGGTGCAGCAGGTGATGGATCAATGGCCATGA
- the mnmH gene encoding tRNA 2-selenouridine(34) synthase MnmH, translated as MSGMGIARSVTVEELREQSGPLIDVRSPSEFDRGHWPEARNLPLFEDDERAAVGTAYKQEGRRRAVQLGLEITGPKLAELAARLESLAGGVPPRIYCWRGGMRSASIAWLAEQIDLKPLLLKGGYKQYRHWVLEQFSRPWPLRLLGGRTGTGKTDLLLALEQRGVAMVDLEGLAHHRGSSFGGLGLPQQPSTEHYENKLAECLDRHRRSQARSIWLEAESVQVGRCRIPAGLFQQMQQAPVLEIQRTLEERVNQLVEVYGSQGQEALSEATQRISRRLGPQRTAMALKAIEAEDWGTACRATLDYYDRCYDHELERTPQRQSIDISGLSPSAAADHLIQLSCMERSD; from the coding sequence ATGTCAGGCATGGGAATCGCCCGTTCCGTCACCGTCGAGGAACTGCGGGAGCAGAGCGGTCCGCTGATCGATGTGCGCAGTCCATCGGAATTCGACCGCGGGCATTGGCCAGAGGCTCGGAACCTTCCTCTCTTCGAGGATGACGAGCGCGCTGCCGTCGGCACGGCTTACAAGCAGGAGGGGCGCCGCCGGGCGGTGCAGCTCGGTCTTGAGATCACCGGCCCGAAGCTGGCCGAACTCGCCGCCAGGCTGGAGTCTCTCGCCGGGGGAGTCCCCCCGAGGATCTACTGCTGGCGAGGAGGCATGCGATCAGCCAGCATCGCCTGGCTGGCGGAACAGATCGACCTCAAACCGCTGCTTCTGAAGGGTGGCTACAAGCAGTACAGGCACTGGGTGCTCGAGCAGTTCAGCAGACCCTGGCCCCTGCGCCTGCTCGGAGGCCGCACCGGGACGGGCAAGACCGATCTACTGCTGGCTCTGGAACAGCGGGGCGTGGCCATGGTCGATCTCGAGGGACTGGCCCATCACCGGGGCAGCAGCTTCGGAGGGCTGGGATTGCCGCAGCAGCCGTCCACAGAGCACTACGAGAACAAACTGGCCGAGTGTCTCGACCGGCATCGGCGGTCGCAGGCCCGAAGCATCTGGCTGGAAGCCGAGAGTGTGCAGGTTGGACGCTGCCGGATTCCTGCAGGTCTGTTCCAGCAGATGCAACAGGCCCCGGTGCTGGAGATTCAGCGAACACTCGAGGAACGGGTCAACCAGTTGGTGGAGGTCTACGGATCACAGGGGCAGGAAGCCCTGAGCGAGGCCACGCAACGCATCAGCCGGCGGCTGGGACCGCAGCGCACGGCCATGGCCCTGAAGGCGATTGAGGCTGAAGACTGGGGAACCGCCTGTCGGGCCACCCTCGATTACTACGACCGCTGTTACGACCATGAGCTGGAACGGACACCGCAACGCCAGAGCATCGACATCAGCGGTCTGTCACCCTCGGCGGCAGCAGATCACCTGATCCAGCTCAGTTGCATGGAGAGATCCGACTAA
- a CDS encoding ATP-binding protein, which translates to MELLIEPVGCLVTCQRIELGLHEALVNAVRHGNAENPAKRLRVRRILTPNWLIWQIQDEGQGMPRGVRQPSLPDQLDAASGRGLFLIHQCFDDVRWSRRGNRLQLACRRPVSDGGSQDPSAHL; encoded by the coding sequence ATGGAGCTTCTGATCGAACCGGTCGGATGTCTGGTGACATGCCAGCGCATTGAGCTCGGTCTGCACGAGGCACTGGTCAATGCCGTTCGTCACGGCAACGCGGAAAACCCCGCCAAGCGGCTCCGGGTCCGTCGCATCCTCACGCCCAACTGGTTGATCTGGCAGATCCAGGATGAAGGTCAGGGGATGCCGAGGGGGGTGCGTCAGCCCTCTCTCCCGGATCAGCTTGATGCCGCCAGCGGCCGAGGTCTTTTCCTGATCCATCAGTGCTTCGACGATGTCCGCTGGAGCCGACGGGGCAACCGTCTGCAACTCGCCTGCCGCAGGCCCGTCAGCGATGGGGGCAGCCAGGATCCTTCAGCTCACCTCTGA
- a CDS encoding GUN4 domain-containing protein: MLSGSSPATSLSPDQLLERFATGNPRQRRSLIKTVEARIGDLEALGDGLLEPFDPAGDDWAAGWILQLLHRQHPERVSALLGSCPDGWFKVESAVGIDYRGLQQDLLQEDFQAADRFTSAALRQLAGPEAERRGYVYFSEVPAMPGVDLTVIDRLWTAYSQGRFGFTTQARLLQALGGRYDLLWPRIGWKLDGVWTRYPGAFTWSLEAPEGHMPLVNQLRGVRLMDALLNHPALQQRR; this comes from the coding sequence ATGCTTTCTGGTTCCTCACCCGCCACCAGCCTCAGTCCCGACCAACTGCTCGAGCGGTTCGCGACCGGCAATCCACGTCAGCGCCGCAGTCTGATCAAGACCGTCGAGGCTCGGATCGGTGATCTTGAGGCCTTAGGAGATGGCTTGCTGGAGCCATTTGACCCTGCTGGTGATGACTGGGCGGCCGGCTGGATCCTGCAGCTGTTGCATCGCCAACACCCCGAACGGGTCAGCGCATTGCTCGGCAGCTGCCCGGATGGATGGTTCAAGGTTGAATCAGCTGTCGGCATCGACTACCGGGGCCTGCAGCAGGATCTGCTTCAGGAGGATTTCCAGGCAGCCGACCGCTTCACGAGTGCCGCACTCAGGCAGTTGGCAGGTCCGGAAGCTGAGAGGCGGGGTTACGTGTACTTCAGCGAGGTGCCGGCAATGCCGGGGGTTGACCTGACCGTGATCGACCGTCTCTGGACCGCGTATTCCCAGGGACGATTCGGTTTCACGACTCAGGCACGGCTTCTTCAGGCACTGGGTGGGCGTTATGACCTTCTCTGGCCTCGTATCGGCTGGAAACTTGATGGTGTCTGGACCCGCTATCCCGGCGCCTTCACCTGGAGCCTGGAGGCGCCGGAAGGGCACATGCCCCTGGTCAACCAACTGCGTGGTGTCCGTCTGATGGATGCCTTGCTGAATCACCCAGCCCTGCAGCAACGGCGGTAA
- a CDS encoding AI-2E family transporter, with translation MNLARWLSLAALIAAGVLIWSLRHVLVLMFTGIVLAMALCTLVGQLQALRPMPRTIALLSCIGGVIGGLAIASAVVVPPFVKEFAVLLEQLPEAARILISSTLSSLDRVSDAIYGVDTLPDLQELGRSELRLIPDGSSLLSGVGTGLVSLVGVAGNLGNGLLRVLFVLAIGLMVSIQPQAYRDVSIQLVPSFYRRRARRILTLCGEALSSWMVGVLISSLAVAMLCGIALSLLGVKLVLANALLAGLLNVIPNVGPTISTVFPMAVAILDAPWKAVAVLGAYVLIQNLESYLITPSVMHHQVKLLPGLTLMAQFIFTLLFGPLGLLMALPLAVVIQVLVREILIHDVLDHWKRTRLQT, from the coding sequence GTGAACCTGGCGCGATGGCTGTCCCTGGCGGCGCTGATCGCTGCCGGTGTCCTGATCTGGAGCCTTCGTCACGTGCTTGTGCTGATGTTCACAGGCATTGTTCTGGCGATGGCTCTGTGCACGTTGGTCGGCCAGCTTCAGGCCCTGCGACCGATGCCGCGGACCATCGCCCTGCTCTCCTGCATCGGTGGGGTGATCGGCGGGTTGGCCATCGCATCGGCCGTCGTCGTTCCACCCTTCGTGAAGGAATTCGCGGTTCTGCTGGAACAACTTCCGGAGGCCGCACGGATCCTGATCAGCAGCACCCTGAGTTCTCTTGATCGCGTCAGTGATGCGATTTACGGCGTTGACACGCTGCCTGATCTGCAGGAGCTGGGACGTTCGGAACTGCGGCTGATCCCCGATGGTTCTTCCCTCTTGTCAGGAGTGGGCACAGGCCTGGTGAGCCTTGTCGGTGTTGCCGGCAATCTCGGGAATGGACTGCTCCGGGTGCTGTTCGTGCTCGCCATCGGGCTGATGGTCAGCATCCAACCCCAGGCCTACCGCGACGTCAGCATTCAGCTGGTTCCATCCTTTTACAGACGACGGGCACGTCGCATCCTGACCCTGTGCGGGGAGGCCCTCAGCAGCTGGATGGTCGGTGTGCTGATCAGCTCGCTCGCTGTGGCGATGCTCTGCGGCATCGCTCTCTCCCTGCTCGGTGTGAAGCTGGTTCTGGCCAACGCCCTGCTGGCGGGATTGCTCAACGTCATCCCCAATGTGGGGCCGACGATCAGCACCGTGTTTCCGATGGCTGTGGCCATTCTTGACGCCCCCTGGAAAGCCGTGGCCGTGCTCGGGGCCTATGTGCTGATCCAGAACCTGGAGAGCTATCTGATCACCCCCTCGGTGATGCATCACCAGGTGAAACTGCTGCCGGGATTGACCCTGATGGCCCAGTTCATCTTCACCCTGCTGTTTGGTCCTCTCGGACTGCTGATGGCCCTGCCGCTGGCCGTGGTGATCCAGGTGCTGGTACGTGAAATCCTGATTCACGACGTTCTGGATCACTGGAAGCGCACAAGACTTCAGACATGA
- the glnA gene encoding type I glutamate--ammonia ligase translates to MAKTSQDVLRQIKDEGIELIDLKFTDLHGKWQHLTVCTDLLEEESFTEGLAFDGSSIRGWKGIQASDMAMVPDPNTAWVDPFYRHKTLSMICSIQEPRTGLPYERCPRALAQRALDYLSSTGLADMAFFGPEPEFFLFDDVRYNSSSGGAFYSVDTIEAGWNTGRLEEGGNLAYKIQEKEGYFPVAPNDTAQDIRSEMLLLMGQLGIPIEKHHHEVAGAGQHELGMKFAELIQAADNVMTYKYVVRNVAKKYGKTATFMPKPVFNDNGSGMHVHQSLWKGGQPLFFGEGTYANLSQTARWYIGGILKHAPAFLAFTNPTTNSYKRLVPGFEAPVNLVYSEGNRSAAVRIPLTGPSPKAKRLEFRSGDALANPYLAFSAMMMAGIDGIKNQIDPGDGFDKDLFELPAEELASISTVPPSLNGALEALDADRGFLTEGGVFSDDFIQNWIDIKYEEVQQLRQRPHPHEFAMYYDA, encoded by the coding sequence ATGGCAAAAACTTCACAGGATGTCCTCCGTCAGATCAAAGACGAGGGCATTGAACTGATCGACCTCAAGTTCACTGACCTCCACGGCAAGTGGCAGCACCTCACGGTCTGCACCGATCTGCTGGAGGAGGAGTCCTTCACCGAGGGCCTTGCCTTTGACGGTTCATCGATCCGCGGCTGGAAAGGCATCCAGGCCTCCGACATGGCCATGGTGCCCGACCCCAACACCGCCTGGGTGGACCCGTTCTACCGGCACAAAACCCTGAGCATGATCTGCTCGATTCAGGAGCCGCGCACCGGTCTGCCCTACGAGCGCTGCCCTCGCGCCCTGGCCCAGCGGGCTCTCGATTATCTGAGCTCGACCGGCCTTGCTGACATGGCCTTCTTCGGTCCTGAGCCTGAGTTCTTCCTCTTTGACGACGTCCGCTACAACTCGTCCTCCGGTGGCGCCTTCTACAGCGTTGACACGATCGAGGCGGGCTGGAACACCGGTCGCCTCGAGGAAGGCGGCAACCTCGCCTACAAAATTCAGGAGAAGGAGGGGTACTTCCCCGTCGCTCCGAACGACACAGCCCAGGACATCCGTTCGGAGATGCTTCTGCTCATGGGCCAGCTCGGGATTCCCATCGAGAAGCACCACCATGAAGTGGCCGGCGCTGGCCAGCACGAGCTGGGCATGAAATTCGCTGAGCTGATCCAGGCAGCCGACAACGTCATGACGTACAAGTACGTCGTCCGCAACGTCGCGAAGAAGTACGGCAAGACGGCCACGTTCATGCCGAAGCCTGTCTTCAACGACAACGGAAGCGGCATGCACGTGCACCAGAGCCTCTGGAAGGGCGGCCAGCCCCTGTTCTTCGGAGAAGGCACCTACGCCAACCTCTCCCAGACGGCTCGCTGGTACATCGGTGGAATCCTGAAGCACGCTCCGGCATTCCTCGCCTTCACAAACCCCACCACCAACAGCTACAAGCGACTGGTGCCCGGATTCGAAGCTCCTGTGAACCTGGTGTACTCCGAAGGGAACCGGTCCGCCGCCGTCCGCATCCCCCTCACAGGCCCAAGCCCCAAGGCCAAGCGTCTGGAGTTCCGCTCGGGTGATGCTCTGGCCAATCCTTATCTGGCCTTCAGCGCCATGATGATGGCCGGCATCGACGGCATCAAGAATCAGATCGATCCCGGTGACGGCTTCGACAAGGACCTGTTCGAACTGCCTGCCGAAGAACTCGCCAGCATCTCCACGGTTCCGCCATCTCTCAACGGCGCCCTCGAAGCTCTGGATGCCGACAGGGGATTCCTGACCGAGGGAGGCGTCTTCTCTGATGACTTCATCCAGAACTGGATTGACATCAAATACGAGGAGGTTCAGCAGCTCCGGCAGCGTCCTCACCCCCACGAGTTCGCGATGTACTACGACGCCTGA
- a CDS encoding class I SAM-dependent methyltransferase has protein sequence MATTPFSKLAYQTLQQGKGLAGLVHKDLSTRLMSLVAPEAVPSTESVPPEMLNTLRAAMAKLEERDWADAEQGVYPQELLFDAPWLEWARTYPMVWLDLPSTWSRRKQRNVRDLPEGTDPSLYPDYYLQNFHHQTDGYLSDHSAGLYDLQVEILFNGTADAMRRRVLAPLKRGLRHFSDRSPASLRILDVATGTGRTLHQIRGAFPHAELIGIDLSEAYLRQANRWLNGGTSPLVELLRANGERLPLADDGLQAVTCVFLLHELPGEARQNVLNEAWRVLEPGGTFVLADSVQINDSPEFGVAMENFRRVFHEPYYRDYISDDIPARLASAGFEAIKGESHFMTRVWTARKPVVSAL, from the coding sequence ATGGCGACCACGCCCTTCAGCAAGCTCGCTTACCAGACCCTGCAGCAGGGGAAAGGTCTGGCCGGTCTGGTTCACAAAGACCTCAGCACGCGGCTGATGTCGCTTGTGGCTCCGGAAGCCGTCCCCAGCACGGAATCGGTTCCTCCCGAGATGCTGAACACCCTCCGAGCTGCCATGGCGAAGCTCGAGGAACGGGACTGGGCTGACGCTGAGCAGGGTGTGTATCCACAGGAACTGCTCTTTGATGCGCCCTGGCTGGAGTGGGCCAGAACGTATCCGATGGTCTGGCTCGATCTGCCCTCAACCTGGTCCCGCCGCAAGCAGCGCAATGTGAGAGATCTGCCGGAAGGAACCGACCCCAGCCTCTATCCCGACTACTACCTCCAGAACTTCCACCACCAGACGGATGGGTATCTGAGCGATCACTCGGCAGGCCTCTACGACCTCCAGGTTGAGATTCTGTTCAACGGCACCGCCGATGCCATGCGTCGCCGCGTTCTGGCACCTCTCAAGAGAGGTCTGCGTCACTTCTCAGATCGATCGCCGGCCTCGCTGAGGATTCTTGATGTGGCGACCGGCACCGGTCGAACCCTGCATCAGATCCGCGGAGCCTTTCCCCACGCGGAACTGATCGGGATCGATCTTTCGGAGGCCTACCTCAGGCAGGCGAATCGCTGGCTGAATGGTGGGACGTCACCACTGGTGGAGCTACTGCGGGCGAATGGAGAACGTCTTCCTCTGGCTGATGACGGCCTGCAGGCCGTGACCTGTGTGTTTCTGCTCCATGAGCTCCCGGGGGAAGCGCGCCAGAACGTGCTGAACGAAGCCTGGCGGGTGCTGGAGCCCGGCGGAACCTTCGTTCTCGCGGATTCGGTCCAGATCAACGACTCGCCGGAGTTCGGCGTCGCGATGGAGAACTTCAGAAGGGTCTTTCACGAGCCCTACTACCGCGATTACATCAGTGATGACATCCCCGCACGCCTGGCCAGCGCAGGATTCGAGGCCATCAAAGGCGAATCCCATTTCATGACGAGGGTATGGACCGCGCGGAAACCTGTGGTTTCAGCACTCTGA
- the psb28 gene encoding photosystem II reaction center protein Psb28: MSEASGAAAIQFFRGVNEPVVPDIRLTRSRDGRTGQATFRFEQPAAIAPETMGDITGMWMIDEEGEMVTREINGKFVNGKASALEAVYSWKSEEDFERFMRFAQRYAAANGLGYAQNQNGDDTNQDSDPNA, encoded by the coding sequence ATGAGCGAAGCATCCGGGGCGGCAGCCATCCAGTTCTTCCGGGGAGTCAACGAACCTGTGGTTCCAGATATCCGCCTGACCCGCAGTCGTGATGGACGCACCGGTCAAGCGACGTTCCGTTTCGAGCAGCCGGCTGCGATTGCGCCGGAGACGATGGGTGACATCACGGGGATGTGGATGATTGATGAAGAAGGAGAGATGGTCACCAGGGAAATCAACGGCAAGTTCGTGAACGGCAAAGCGAGTGCCCTTGAAGCTGTGTACTCATGGAAATCCGAGGAGGATTTCGAACGCTTCATGCGCTTCGCCCAGCGCTATGCCGCCGCTAACGGACTGGGATATGCCCAGAACCAGAACGGCGACGACACGAACCAGGATTCCGACCCGAACGCGTGA